Below is a window of Cloacibacillus sp. DNA.
CTTCCGACAGCAGCACGGTATGAGGCCGCCCGCGAGTTTCTATGAGAAGCAGCAGCGGCTGATCCTCGCCTACCGCACCCAGTTTTCCGAAGACAGCGACAATCTCCTCTCGCTCTACCGCATCAGGAGCGTCTTTAACGGGCAGAATTTCTACACTACGGAGGTTGTGATCGACGGCAAAGCCGACACTACGACATGGGGCTTCTCCGATCAGTACCGTATGAAGTGGCATGAGAAGCACCGGCTCGCGGCTGGCTTTGAATATTCCCACGAAACAATAGACGACTGGGCGGACCTACTGTTCACATACTCCAATGAGAGCTATTACCATTACTCGCTATACGCGGAGGACAGCTGGGACTTCGACGGCCGCTACAGCCTCACGTTCGGCGCGCGCTATTACCGCCATTCGATTGCCGGCGGCAGGCTCTCGCCCTCTGTCACCCTCGGCCTCGCGGCGGACGAGAAGACGAATTTCTACCTCAGCGCCAAGGACTATTTTGTGCCACCCTCACAGTATCAGCTATTCAGCGGCTATGGCAACAGGGACCTTTCGCCGGAGAGCGGCCAGACATACGAATTCGGCGTCAAACACGCGCCGGACAACGACACGGTCATCGACGCCAACCTCTTTTACCGCCGCGGAAAAAATACTATCAGTTACAACAAAGAAATCAAAAAATATGAAAATTTAGATCGTGAAAAGGTCTGGGGCTTCCGCGCAAACGTCACGCGGCAGTTGGACGAACATTTCAAGGCCACCCTCGGCTATGCCTGGATCAGATATAAGAATGTGGACGCGGAGGGAGAGGAGAGCTACAGCAGCAACTATCCCAACGGCGAGATCAAGGTGGGGCTTAATTATAAAAACAGGGACCTCACCGTCGTCCTCTTCGGACGCGGCGTAATGGGGCGTGATGGCTACCTTCGTTATTCCGCTGATACCGGTCTTTTCTACGGGACATATCCGGTCTCATCATTCTGGGTCGTCGATATGGCTGTGAATTATAAAACTTCGGAGCATCTCACGTTCTATCTCAAAATAAACAACATCTTCGATAAATTTTACTGCGATGACGCATTTGGCGTTTACGGACCCGAAGATATCTACGGAGCGCCTGGGCGTAATTTCCGGGTCGGCTTCACCTACGAATTTTAACGGCCTATACGGCGCTGAGCACGGGGCCGGCCGCATTGCCGTGCCACCTACGCTAACCTACAGCGGCGGCGAATATCCTCTAGGAGGGCCGTTTCTTCCGTCCGGCGAATCTCTCCAACGTCTCATAGAGCACCTGCGGCTCCACCGGTTTGGAGAGATGGGCGTCCATGCCGACCTCCAGACTGAGGCGCACGTCCTCGTCGAAGGCGTTGGCGCTCATGGCGATGATGGGAATCTTCTTCGCGTCGCCGCGCTCTTCGGCGCGAATCAGCCGCGTCGCCTCCAGGCCGTCCATCACGGGCATCCTGATATCCATGAGGATGGCGTCGTAGAAACCAGGAGCGGCGGCACGGAATTTATCGAGGGCCTCGCGGCCGTTTTCCGCGATATCGATGATGATATTTTTTCTTTCAAGCAGCTTTTTCGCCACCAAAATGTTGAGTTTATGGTCGTCGGCCAGCAGCACTCTGATACCGGAGAGATCAGCGTCATCCGCCTGCTCTTTCTGCGGCGTCCGCTCATGGGAAAGACGCCGTTCCCCCGTCGCGGCAAGGGGAATTTTCACGGTAAATTCGGTGCCCTTTCCAACGGCGCTTTCGCAGTCCAACGTGCCGCCCATCAGTTCCACAAGCCTCTTCACTATCGACAGTCCCAGCCCGGTACCGCCTGTCGCTCCGCCCTGACGCTCCACGTCAAGTGAAAATGGCTCGAACATCTTTTTCTGGAACTCCGGCGTGATGCCGATACCGTCGTCCTTCACCTTCGCGGTGAGCCACACCCTGCCGCCGTTCCCCTCCGCCGTTTTGAAAGCGAAAAGGACACGCCCCCTCTCCGGCGTGAATTTTACGGCGTTGTTAAGCAGGTTGACCAGTATCTGCTCTATCCTCGTCTTGTCCGCGCTGTAGATTTGGCTCCTGTCGGCGTCTACATCGCAGTCAAAAGTTATGCCCTTAGTCCGCGCCTGCGGCAGGATGATGTTGTTTATCTCGTCAAGCAGCTCCTCGAAGGTGAACTTTACGGGGACGAGCGTCATTATATTACTGTCGATCTTGCTCATATCAAGGGTATCGTTTATGAGTGAAAGAAGGTATTTTCCCGCGTTGTTGATACTATCCAGACTGTGCCGCATCTCTTCCGGATCTCTTTCGCCGCCGGCAAACTCCGAGAGGCCGATGATGGCGTTCATCGGCGTGCGCATATCGTGGCTCATACGCGAGAGGAAGTCGCTCTTCGCGGCATTCGCGCGTTCCAGCACGAGATTGCGTTCCATCTCCCGGTGATGAAAGAACCACAGCAGCAGCCCCGAGGCCGTCAACCCTCCGAAGATCATAAAGATCACGGTCGCCGCCAGCGGATTTTGCCGGGCAAAGAGTACCAGCGAGTTCTTCTCCGAATATGTGAAGCTGTCCAGCGTGATATTATAGAGCTCGTTGTTATCGATCGCCTCAATATACCTGTTAAGCATCGCAAGGAGCGGCAGGTTCTCATCACCGCAGACTACAAAGCCGATATTGGAAAATTTATTCTGGCTGGGGATCACCTTCACGTTAAACCTGTTCTGTGAAACATAAAAGTCCACCGTCCGGCTGTTTCCGATGCCGAAGTCAGCCTCTTTGCGCTCCACCGCCCTGAGGGCCGCTTCGATGTCGTCATAGTATTTTATCTCACACCCGTCGGTCAGCTCGCCGTCCAGCCGCGAGCTGCGCAGGACCGCCATCGTTTTGATTTTTTTATCCCTGTCAAAGTAACCGTCGCTTACAAAGTTCACATCTTCCACGTTGGAGAAGGGCAGGGTGGTGACGCATCCGCCGCCCTTGACTATATCTATGGCAGACTTTATTCCGGCGATCACGGTATATTCTCCCGAGGCGGCCAGCTTCTGGATATCGCCCGTAGGAGGGGCGGAGACAAGCTCCAGCCGTAGCCCGATCGCTTTAGAGAATACCTTCAGCAGCTCCACCGACATACCGCGCAGGACTCCGTCGGAATCCTTAAAAACATAGGGAGCTCCCTTTTCGATGCAGAGCACCTTGACCGCCGCGGCCTTTTTTATATAGGCGCGTTCTTTGTCGTTGATTGAAAATTCGTTGCGCCGCTTTCCAAAATATTTTTCATAAAGGACATTCTGATAATTGGGGAAAGCGGCGGATATCTTCCGCATCCCCTCGTCAAGCTCCTCAAGGATATCGCGGCGCTCGCTGTTTACAACCAGAAAGATGGGCCACGGAGCGAAGCGGGCGACTTCGACAAGCCCCTTGTGGGAATGGATGGAAATATCCATCATCACGTCCGCCCTGTTGTGTTTAAGAGCCGCTATCTGTTCCGCGGTATCGGAGCATTCGACGATCTCATAATCGTAGACGCCGCGCGGCAGGAACATTGCCAGCTCCCGGCGCCTGTATTCCGACAGCTTCAGCGTCGCTATCCGCAGATGGCTGGAGAGAAAATTGTTCAGGTCTTTTTTACGATAGTCGTCTTCCAGCGCGCTGAAGGTGGTGTAAACGGTGCCGTAGGAGGACTTTGGATAGGAAAAACGCTTTTCCAGCCCCGGCCTGTACATGGCGGTGCCGACAATGTCCGCCTCTCCCGAGGAGAGCATACGGAATGATTTATTGACCCGCCTCTCAAATGACGCGTCGTCTATTTTGATGTATTCACATTTCCAGTTATTGAATTCCGCCAGCTTTTCGAGGTAATCATAGTTGTACCCGCCGATCATCCCCTTGTCGTCGAACTCGGAAAAGCCCTCCTGCAGCGGAAAGGCGACACGTACCGTCTTCGCTGCGGCGGACACGGAAACGGCGGGATATAGGATCAAGACAAAGAGTATAAACAAAGTTATTTGCCAGGTTCTTTTATGCAACACTTCGCCTCCGCGGTTTCAAAAGCCGATGCTTCCATTCTAACACAGAGCCACGGCAAAATTAAACAAAACAGCCCCGCCATTATGAGCATTAATAAAAATGGCGCGCCCTGTCTCCCCGTCACCTGTTTATATCAGTTTCCGCGGCCTGCCGACCGGTTTTTTCTTTTCTCCCGTCAGTATTTCGCAGGCATATACCGCGGCGTGTTCGTAGAAGGGAGCCAGTGTCTGGCGGAAGGGATGTTCGCCGCGCCAGAAGGGGAAGTCGTTCATCACGTCGAGCGCGGCGGCGCGGCGGCCCTCCTGCTCCACGCGCTCGCAGGAGAACTCGCCGCCGCGGAACCAGTCTTCGCCGGCAGAGGGCTCTTCGTCGTGGATGACGGAGCTCATCTCCGCCGCCTCCGCTCCCCCCGAAAGCTCGCCCTCAGATACCCACTCGTAGTCCGCGCCGGACTCTTCCGCAAGTTCGCCCTCCTGGGCGTTCTCAAGGGTCAGCAGGTTTATAAGCGACTCTTTATCCAGGCCGCGCAGTTTCAGCAGCAGGAAGGGATCGTCTTCGAGCTCCTCGCCAAGTATCAGGAGAACCGCGATTATATGTTTACAGGGCGAGGCGTCGTCGGGACAGGTGCACTTGAAACGGCGCAGCGCCTCCCGCGTCGGGAACAGCGGCGTCCCCGCCTCCTTGAAGATCGTCTCGATCTCTTCCGGCATCTCCCCCGCCAGCAGCTTCGCGGCCAAAGCGGCGCTCTCCCGGAAACGGAAGAGTATCAGCTCGCGGGCCTCCGATGAGACCGTCTCGAAGCCGAAGCGTATCTGATAGGGCGTCTTACGCGAGCCTTGCACAAAGGCCGTCACCAGCCCCGGCTCCAACTGGATGTTGACGACCTGTCCCTTGCGGGCGTAGCTCTTGCCGCGCGCGAGCCTGCCGGAGTCGATACACCGTTCCATGACCTCGACCCAGCGGCGCGACCACCAGTTCGAGCCGTAGACGTGGCCGCGCGCCGTGCGCGACTTGATCCCGCACTTTGTCTCACGCGGCTTTCTATACTTATAAAATTTTTCTTCGCGTTCAAATGAAGACATCATATGTTGTCCACCGCCTCTCTCTCCAGCGAGAAGAGCTCGTGCAGGTCGCTGTCGCTGAGATCGGAGAGCCAGCTCTCACCGGTGCCGACAAGCATATTGGCAAGTTCCCGCTTCGCCTCGATCAGCGATTCGATCTTTTCCTCCAGCGTGCCTCGGCAGCAGAAATAATGCACCTGTACGTTGTTCTGCTGTCCGATGCGGTATGCGCGGTCGACGGCCTGCTGTTCCACGGCGGGATTCCACCAGCGGTCGAACATGACGACGTGGTTGGCGCGCGTGAGGTTCAGCCCCGTGCCTCCCGCCTTGAGCGAGAGGACGAAGAAGGGAGGTCCCTCTTCCTCCTCCTGGAAGCGCCGCACCATCTCGTCTCGCTTTTCACGCGGCACGCCGCCATGCAGGAAGAGCGCCTCGCGGCCGAAGGTCTCCTGGATGAATTTTTTGAGCAGTTCACCCATTTCGGCATACTGCGTAAAGATAAGCGCGCGGTCTCCCGCGGCAAGCATCTCTTCCGCGATCTCCGCGAGGCGCGCGAGCTTCCCCGAACGGTTGTCGATCTCTGATTTATCCTTCAAATACAGCAGCGGATGGTCGCAGATCTGCTTCAGCGCCGTAATCGCGCCGAGCACGACCCCCTTGCGCCTGATGCCCTCCGTGCCCTCGATCTCGCGTTCAAGCGAGGAGGTGACGGCGCTGTAGAGCGTCGCCTGCTCGCGCGAGAGCGGGCAGAACTCTTTGCTCTCGATCTTCTCCGGCAGGTCGCTGATGATCTCTTTATCGGTCTTCAGGCGGCGCAGGATGAAGGGGGCGGTCATGCGCCGTACCCTGTCCATCGCCTTCTTCTCCCCCGCCTGCACGGGGCGCAGTATCTCGCGCGAGAAACGCGCGCGGTTCGGCATGAGGCCGGGCATGAGAAATTCCATTATCGACCACATGTCGCCGACATGATTCTCCACGGGCGTGCCCGTCAGCGCGATGTGCCAGTCGGCGCGGACAGAACGCGCGGCGCGCGACTGGCAGGTGTCCGGGTTCTTGATATTCTGGGCCTCATCGAGGATTATCCCCGCCCATTCCACCTTTGAAAACAGCGAATTGTCGCGGTAAAGCAGCGAGTATGAGGAGATGACGAGCGTCTCCGCGAGGGCTTCGTCGGTGAATACATTCTTTTTGTTCCGCTTCATGCCGTGGTGTATGAGGGTCTTTGTCCCGGGAATGAAGCGCTCAGTTTCCCGCCGCCAGTTTTCCATAACCGAGGTGGGGCAGATAAGCAGTACGGGGCGGCGCTCACCCACAAGCCGCAGGTTCCTGATGAGGGCCAGGGTCTGCACGGTCTTGCCCAGCCCCATGTCGTCGGCGAGGCAGGCGCCCATTCCAAGCCGCACAAGCCGCGCGAGCCAGGCCAGCCCCTTCGCCTGATAGGGGCGCAGCTGCCCGGCGAAGCCCTCCGGAGCCGCCATCTCTTCAAGCGGTTCCGTACCGAGAAGCAGCGAACGGACGTTAGCGAGCCATGGCGAACCCGTCACCTCTGAGAGCGGCGCGTCCATATGCTCCTGCCGCAGCGAGGAGAGGAGCGCCTCTTTCCGTTCTATCTTGTCGGGAAGTTTTTTAAGCGCCGCCGTGATCTTCTCCACTTCGTCGCGGTAAAGGATCACCCAGCGGCCGCGGATATTGGTGAGCGGAGTCTTGAGCTCCGTGAGCATCACCAGCTCCTCTTCGGTTAGGATATCGTCGCCGAGCGCCACGGACCAATCTACGTCAAGCATGTCGGAGAGCTGCATCCTGCCGCCCGGCGCGAAGGAGTCCTCGTCGTGGAGGTTGGCGCGCACCGAGAGGCGTGGGCGGTCTGATATCTGTCCCCAGGTAGAGGGGAACTGCACCTGTATGCCCTGGTCCATTATCGAGGGCAGATGATTCTGTAAAAAGTCGAATAAATTATCAATCGTAAGATGACACTCGCAGGGATAGGGGACCTCCAGGCTCTCCGCGATGTACGGCACGCGCGTCGCGAGGTGCCCCAGTATCTGCAGCATATAGCGGCGCGGGTTCGTCTGCGTATGCTCGAACCAGCCGCGTTCGGCCTCCGCCGGGCTCCATACGCGCTCCGCCGGTATCACCAGGCTCGGGTCCTGCGTTGACTGGAGGTGCCAAGAGAGGGTCCAGCTCCGTTCCCCCTCGCCGATCGGCTCCTCAAGACGCATAAAGAGACGCCACGGCTGCGCGGTGACGGCCTTCAGCGAGTCGGCCCAGGCGCGAATCTGCGGATAGAGCGAGGCCATCTCCTCGTTCCACTTTATGAGCGGCGCTTTCTGCCAGATCAGCGAGCGCAGCCATATCTCATGTGGATTGCCGGCGTTGACCCGGCGTCCACGGTCCGCCGCGCCCTGCTGTGAAGAGCGAATAAGCATATCGGTCATGGATTCGAGCAGCAGCATCGCGCCCGCGTGCTTTGAGCGCGGAGCCTCAAGAGGTTCACCCGCCGAAAAGGCACAGAGCACCGGCGGCATCGCGGCCGCGAAGGATGAAAATTCGTCCTGGTATTTAGCGAGGATTATCGGTCTCCACTGGGAGACGAAGCTGTCGCCGTGGGGCTCCATATCGGGAATATAGGTCCCGCGCTGTACAAGCACCGCGGCGTATTCCAGCGCGCGGCACATAAATTTCAAATCGTCGGCAAAGAGAAGCCCGGGAAACGAAAGGCGTTCGCCGCTCTCGCGGATTATCCGCAGAAGCTGGGTAAATTCCGTGAAACTGAGGACAAGGGCCTCTACATAATAGGTGACGAGAGCCGGAGGCTCTCCTGAATCGTGGATCTCCCCCAGTATCGGGCTCGAGGGCAGCGGGAACTTTCCGCGCGCCGGCAGCAGCAGCGATACTGTAGGAGCCTCCTCCGCGGGGGCTTTGCGTCCGCCGCGGAGACCGAACGCCCGAAGTGCGGCGCGGAGCTGCGGCGGCTTCGCCCCCCACGGCAGCATGCGGCACCCCTCTTTTTCCCTGCTCCGCAGCCGCCTGTTTTCAAAAGAGCATTCGCCCCACAGATAAATCAGATCTTGTTCAAATGCCGTATGGAGAATTAACATAAAAAAACCTCGTTTACTGCCTTCACAGCCCTAAAAACACAAACGGGGACGACTAAAAAGATGCCGCGCCCTCCGGCATATCATTCGAAACAGCTGCCGCCGATAAACTCCCTCAAAACGGAGAGGTTCGGCACGTCGTCCGAGGGGATTACCGGAACATATTCAAGAAGCGACAAAAGACGCGTCGCCTCGCCATAGACGGGGGACTCCTCCTTCACCGTCTTCAGAAGCGGCGTGACGTAGCCCTTCAGCACCGGCACCTCGTAGGCCAGAGAGGTGTTGAAAAGCGTGTCGGCATATTCCTGATAGGGGAATATGTGGCGGTGCGAGCCGCGCACCACCGAGGGCCACTGCGCAAGAGTCGCCTCTGCGGAGTGACCGCGCGTCCGCGCGTCGCGAACCAGGCGGCGCAGCAGCCGCGTGTCCGTAGTACCGATGCGGTTGTGGAAATCTATATTGGTGCCCGTGAGCGGACAGATGAATATTTTATACTTTTTATCCGCGGGGATGCTCTCCGTGAGCCTTTCGTTGAGGCCGTGGATACCCTCGATGACGAGAAGCTCGTCCGGCGAAAGACGCATCTTGTACCCCTTCGTGCGCTTG
It encodes the following:
- a CDS encoding TonB-dependent receptor, whose amino-acid sequence is MFKYMILISINLLFFAGLSSSAVTAEAELGEVVVTASRIDERAFDAKADVRVITAEDIEENRFANIAEALSSLNGVTVNTYGNGVGYENMQTLEINGSSQIVVVIDGIRANTNTSMLNVFNFQSMPNLDSIERIEVLSGSASTLYGADAKGGVVNIITKAPEKNVFKFGAENGTFGFQDYRLYAAGGDGDLSWRLSANKRRSSDYKDGDGNSYISDGDADNISAKFWKKTSGRSTLSLAFDHYESDTVHTGTYFRQQHGMRPPASFYEKQQRLILAYRTQFSEDSDNLLSLYRIRSVFNGQNFYTTEVVIDGKADTTTWGFSDQYRMKWHEKHRLAAGFEYSHETIDDWADLLFTYSNESYYHYSLYAEDSWDFDGRYSLTFGARYYRHSIAGGRLSPSVTLGLAADEKTNFYLSAKDYFVPPSQYQLFSGYGNRDLSPESGQTYEFGVKHAPDNDTVIDANLFYRRGKNTISYNKEIKKYENLDREKVWGFRANVTRQLDEHFKATLGYAWIRYKNVDAEGEESYSSNYPNGEIKVGLNYKNRDLTVVLFGRGVMGRDGYLRYSADTGLFYGTYPVSSFWVVDMAVNYKTSEHLTFYLKINNIFDKFYCDDAFGVYGPEDIYGAPGRNFRVGFTYEF
- a CDS encoding SWIM zinc finger family protein, whose product is MMSSFEREEKFYKYRKPRETKCGIKSRTARGHVYGSNWWSRRWVEVMERCIDSGRLARGKSYARKGQVVNIQLEPGLVTAFVQGSRKTPYQIRFGFETVSSEARELILFRFRESAALAAKLLAGEMPEEIETIFKEAGTPLFPTREALRRFKCTCPDDASPCKHIIAVLLILGEELEDDPFLLLKLRGLDKESLINLLTLENAQEGELAEESGADYEWVSEGELSGGAEAAEMSSVIHDEEPSAGEDWFRGGEFSCERVEQEGRRAAALDVMNDFPFWRGEHPFRQTLAPFYEHAAVYACEILTGEKKKPVGRPRKLI
- a CDS encoding DEAD/DEAH box helicase: MLILHTAFEQDLIYLWGECSFENRRLRSREKEGCRMLPWGAKPPQLRAALRAFGLRGGRKAPAEEAPTVSLLLPARGKFPLPSSPILGEIHDSGEPPALVTYYVEALVLSFTEFTQLLRIIRESGERLSFPGLLFADDLKFMCRALEYAAVLVQRGTYIPDMEPHGDSFVSQWRPIILAKYQDEFSSFAAAMPPVLCAFSAGEPLEAPRSKHAGAMLLLESMTDMLIRSSQQGAADRGRRVNAGNPHEIWLRSLIWQKAPLIKWNEEMASLYPQIRAWADSLKAVTAQPWRLFMRLEEPIGEGERSWTLSWHLQSTQDPSLVIPAERVWSPAEAERGWFEHTQTNPRRYMLQILGHLATRVPYIAESLEVPYPCECHLTIDNLFDFLQNHLPSIMDQGIQVQFPSTWGQISDRPRLSVRANLHDEDSFAPGGRMQLSDMLDVDWSVALGDDILTEEELVMLTELKTPLTNIRGRWVILYRDEVEKITAALKKLPDKIERKEALLSSLRQEHMDAPLSEVTGSPWLANVRSLLLGTEPLEEMAAPEGFAGQLRPYQAKGLAWLARLVRLGMGACLADDMGLGKTVQTLALIRNLRLVGERRPVLLICPTSVMENWRRETERFIPGTKTLIHHGMKRNKKNVFTDEALAETLVISSYSLLYRDNSLFSKVEWAGIILDEAQNIKNPDTCQSRAARSVRADWHIALTGTPVENHVGDMWSIMEFLMPGLMPNRARFSREILRPVQAGEKKAMDRVRRMTAPFILRRLKTDKEIISDLPEKIESKEFCPLSREQATLYSAVTSSLEREIEGTEGIRRKGVVLGAITALKQICDHPLLYLKDKSEIDNRSGKLARLAEIAEEMLAAGDRALIFTQYAEMGELLKKFIQETFGREALFLHGGVPREKRDEMVRRFQEEEEGPPFFVLSLKAGGTGLNLTRANHVVMFDRWWNPAVEQQAVDRAYRIGQQNNVQVHYFCCRGTLEEKIESLIEAKRELANMLVGTGESWLSDLSDSDLHELFSLEREAVDNI
- a CDS encoding ATP-binding protein; its protein translation is MILYPAVSVSAAAKTVRVAFPLQEGFSEFDDKGMIGGYNYDYLEKLAEFNNWKCEYIKIDDASFERRVNKSFRMLSSGEADIVGTAMYRPGLEKRFSYPKSSYGTVYTTFSALEDDYRKKDLNNFLSSHLRIATLKLSEYRRRELAMFLPRGVYDYEIVECSDTAEQIAALKHNRADVMMDISIHSHKGLVEVARFAPWPIFLVVNSERRDILEELDEGMRKISAAFPNYQNVLYEKYFGKRRNEFSINDKERAYIKKAAAVKVLCIEKGAPYVFKDSDGVLRGMSVELLKVFSKAIGLRLELVSAPPTGDIQKLAASGEYTVIAGIKSAIDIVKGGGCVTTLPFSNVEDVNFVSDGYFDRDKKIKTMAVLRSSRLDGELTDGCEIKYYDDIEAALRAVERKEADFGIGNSRTVDFYVSQNRFNVKVIPSQNKFSNIGFVVCGDENLPLLAMLNRYIEAIDNNELYNITLDSFTYSEKNSLVLFARQNPLAATVIFMIFGGLTASGLLLWFFHHREMERNLVLERANAAKSDFLSRMSHDMRTPMNAIIGLSEFAGGERDPEEMRHSLDSINNAGKYLLSLINDTLDMSKIDSNIMTLVPVKFTFEELLDEINNIILPQARTKGITFDCDVDADRSQIYSADKTRIEQILVNLLNNAVKFTPERGRVLFAFKTAEGNGGRVWLTAKVKDDGIGITPEFQKKMFEPFSLDVERQGGATGGTGLGLSIVKRLVELMGGTLDCESAVGKGTEFTVKIPLAATGERRLSHERTPQKEQADDADLSGIRVLLADDHKLNILVAKKLLERKNIIIDIAENGREALDKFRAAAPGFYDAILMDIRMPVMDGLEATRLIRAEERGDAKKIPIIAMSANAFDEDVRLSLEVGMDAHLSKPVEPQVLYETLERFAGRKKRPS